In Desulfuromonas sp. KJ2020, a single window of DNA contains:
- a CDS encoding tyrosine-protein phosphatase, translating to MIDYHCHLLPGLDDGCQDLAEAVELARLLVGAGFRQIYCTPHCIRGVYDNTPSVVQAAVAVLQQELDRQGIVLRLHAGMEYYLDEYFPRLLSDLQPLGDTGMVLVESPSQAEGDALKEAIFAIVRKGLTPLFAHPERYGFLALPASGSGLLHKVKTYFSGATSDGEAGAHSLIGDLQRQGCLFQGNIGSFAGHYGSSVAQRARQLQQRQFYYCFGSDSHRPDSAQRILAAVPDVLGLNHGLEERNSNLAADTHR from the coding sequence ATGATCGACTACCATTGCCACTTGCTTCCCGGCCTCGATGACGGCTGCCAGGACCTGGCCGAGGCCGTCGAACTGGCCCGACTGCTGGTCGGGGCTGGCTTTCGGCAGATTTATTGCACACCCCACTGTATACGTGGCGTCTACGACAATACGCCGTCAGTCGTACAGGCGGCGGTAGCCGTTCTGCAACAGGAACTTGATCGCCAGGGCATCGTCCTGCGGCTCCACGCTGGCATGGAATATTATCTTGACGAATACTTCCCGCGCCTGTTGTCCGATCTGCAGCCGTTAGGCGATACGGGGATGGTACTGGTCGAGTCGCCCTCTCAGGCCGAGGGTGATGCTCTCAAAGAGGCCATCTTTGCCATCGTGCGCAAGGGGTTGACGCCACTTTTCGCGCACCCCGAGCGCTACGGCTTCCTGGCGCTGCCCGCCAGCGGCAGTGGTCTGCTGCACAAGGTCAAGACCTACTTCTCTGGTGCCACCAGCGATGGCGAGGCGGGAGCCCACAGTCTGATCGGGGATCTGCAGCGGCAGGGGTGCCTGTTCCAGGGAAATATCGGCAGCTTTGCCGGCCATTACGGCAGCAGCGTCGCCCAGCGCGCTCGCCAGTTGCAGCAGCGGCAGTTTTATTACTGCTTCGGCAGCGATTCCCATCGCCCTGACTCAGCACAGCGAATCCTCGCCGCCGTCCCAGACGTCTTGGGCCTGAATCACGGCCTGGAAGAACGAAATAGCAACTTAGCCGCTGATACACACCGATGA